The DNA segment CCTTGCTAAAAACTATAATATATATTACCTGTGTGCGTAAATCATCTGGACCCAGCTTTGCACGTAGTATCTGCAAGGTGGTTTGTTCATGCTGGACACTAAGAGGGTAAGCTTCCATCAAAGAAAGTGCAATAGCTATTGCATGGTAACTAGCAGCAGTCTGAAAAACAGGAGCATAAAGGGTAGGGTTAATATCATCTTTTCAGACATGCACCATCAGGAGTCATGTTAACAAAGGAGAAGTAAACAACCTGGATATGGTCTGGGCCGAGTAATTTTTGGTTGCACTTGAGAGCTTTATGGAGATATCTGAGGGCAACATGAACGTTTCCCAGGCCTTCTTCCATCATAGCTACATTAATGTATGTTGCAGCAGTATTTGGATGTGATGCCCCACAAGTTAGATGTAGCAAATACAATGCCCGTTTTACATACCTGATATTATTGATTAAATTCAGAAAAGGttagtcaaaagtcaaaacaaagATGTCGATCTGAAATAGGATTCGCAGAATATAAAAAGAAATTACTTGAGAGCCAACTCTGTATGTTGAAGGCGATAGTAGAAGACAGCAAGATCTCCATAACTTTTCATGGTATCTGGATGATCCAATCCCAATTCTCTCTCATTGATGTCCAAAGCTTTTTGTTGGTAGATTGTGGCCTGCATTCAATTGGAAAACTTAAGAGGCATAAATTAAACAATTAAAAATATCTGGATAAATCTAACACTCATTAGAAAATAAAGACCTGATTGAAGTCCCCAGTATGATACAAAACTACGGCTAGGAGGCTGTAAGCTCCTGCTGTTATTCGGTGATAGGGACCACACACTGCAACTAGCTTTGCAAGAGCCTGAAAAGAAAGATAAGTAATAACATGTAAACTATACAAATTATTTGAAATAAACGACAAGAACCAAACCGTTATTCTATAAAAGCTTACTATGCTTAATGATAATAATGCAAATGAGAAGAGGCAACGTATAGTAATGAAATATATTATCCAATTGTTCATTGGTAAAACTTTGGTACCTTTGTTCCATAGCTAACTGCATCTTCAAGTTTTCCCTTATCCAGAGCTGTCTTTGATGATTCCAGAAGTTGACGTCCATCAGCAGACGAACATGCTGCTTGCtgcaataaaataaaaaacaaaaataaaaaatatggaCTTTGACCGGTAAGATACAATCAAATAAGATCTGTTGAAATCATTAAAAGGTGTGATTCAATACCTTATGCACTGGTACTAAGCTGATGATGTCCTCTTTTTTGAAAGGGTTGGGAGTATTCATATCAAAATCTCTTGGAACCAGCTCAACCCCAACCTGGAATATGAATACCAAGTTGTTTACAGCTAACCAATTTCTCATAAATTTTATTAAGCTAGTGTAGTTTGACAGCTATTACCCTACGACACATGATGTGTGTTTCAGCAACATAGATTGGTAATATTAATGATGCTTAAGAGAGGGTAATTAGTATTTAATTACCTTATGACATAAGCCACGTAATATAGCAATTTTTCTGAGTTCTGTGTAGTTAAAGGTGGAAAGATCCCAGTCGTATCTCTTCTTTAAGAAAACATCAAGCCATGTTCTTGTTAGTGAATCAACAGCCTGCTCGCTTTCTGGAACCCCAAGCATAAGATTCAATGCAGCTGCAATTGCATCAGCCATTTCCTCTGCTTTAGAAACAACAGCAATCACTGCTTGTAGAATGTGCTTAAAAGCTCGTACTATCATTTCATGTATGCACAGAGATTGCACATGTGATAATTTTTCTGAAAGCTTAACCTGATCAAAGAGAGTAATAGCAACGTCACGTCAGATCAAGGATTCTAAGTTGCAAATACCaaaaattaaaaaactaaaaTCATAAAAGAGAGTTCATTGTCAAGACCAAAAATTAAAAGCAAAGGGTGTGCAACTATGCATATAAAGATTTAAAGAGCAAAATAGAAAAACTTCATGAAGATTTTCTGGAAACAGAAAATCTTTGAGATTGACCTACAGATAGATTAACCAATGAGTAATGAAGGTGTGTATCAAGGCACTAACCACTTGTCCTAGAGAACGCATGCGGAGACCTCGTGTGTGCATAAAATCAGTTAAAGTTCGCCCATCAACTGGTGATAGTTCCAATGAACCAAAATCTGCAACCTGCATACAATTTAGCGTTATAAGTTGTTAGATATGAAACTTACACAAAGATCACTTGGGATAAGAATCATATGATAACTGTGGCTTTGTATTACCAATTTTGTTAAAGCAACTTCATTGTAATATTTTTGAGATTGGTCAATCAGCTCCAGCAAAGACTACACATAACAAACAGCAGGTTATATTATATTACTATGCAAGAATATAATCGTCCAAGACATCTATTATTTCAAGCATACCTTGCGATGGAGTCCTGTATCTGACTCTTTAAGCCGAGTAAAAGCAGCATCAGATAACAATTTTTTTAAAGCAGCCTCATTTTCAGTTGCATTAGCCTCCAGCTGGGATTCTGCAAAATCTAACACAGAATTCTCTACTTCCCCATTAACATCAGCAACTATCGATTCTATATTGCTTCCCTCTGAATCTTTTTTCTTGTTCTTGAGGGACCTAAGAGGTGTCCCAAGCCCTTCAACTTTCATCTCATTCTTCCCTTTTTTAGTGGAAACTTTCTTGTCTTTTTCTGTTTTCTTTTGGTCTTGCAAATGTTGTATCCAGCAAGCTCCAAGTTCCCATCTTGTAAAGTTGTCGGTTCCTACACACTCTTCTTGGAGCTTATGTAGACTCTCCTTTATTAGCCTCTCAACAAGACCTCGGGAAGCGAGCTCTTCACTTCCGGATCTTTTTAAATTAGGGAGGACGTTATTGTGTTGTGAAGTTTTTTTGTGTAGCAACAACCTCAAACTGCAAAAGAAGTAAAAATAACATAAGCTTCTGATAACATAAGGATGTTTAAAAACATATGTTAGTTGGTGAGAAAAAACCTGTTGATATTGAGGGCACAGGCTCCACCATCAGGCTGATCTAAAAGCTCAATGTATGGCAATGGAGAAACTTTCTTGTCAACTTCTCTCTCCTCGACTTTTACAACAGCAGTATAACCACAATACCTTAAGTTGACTACACCTAGAGTAGCAATATCCTGTTTTCAAACAGAGAAGGTCAAACACTGGCGGTAACTGGTAAGAACTTCATTCTCACTGATAAAAATAAGAAACAAAAACTACATATGACACGttttaaatatattattacaTGAGCAGCAGTGTTCTCATCAGCAGTGATCCCTTTAAGTAGGTTTCTCTCCACCAAGCTCTCTTTCTCCACCCCAGTTGCTTGGGATCCATCAATTTTTGTATCCACTTTGCAGCTAGCATCAGGAAAATCTTTGAAGACAGTGATTCTTAAGTCCCCAATTCTCTCTGTAAGTATAGCATCGCCACTTAGATCAGAACAATTTGACTTGAGGTTTTCCATTATGTGTTGAATGGCAGAAATCGCTTTGAAAATGGCAACATCAACAAACAAGCTATGCAATAGGAATGCTTTTCTGTCTCGAATCTGTCTATCTTCTGCTGTCTTGCAAGGCATAGATGCAACATACATGAATTCACTAGCCCATGGATGCATATCACTTTTTCCACCTCTTCCTAAACCGCCCCCGTTTCCGCCCCAACTCTCATCTTCTGCAGGAAGTGGTGGGAAAACTGAAGGTACTTGTGCTGCAACAGGCGGTATGAGCCATGTGTTGGCTCTGAAACCATAAGGAAGATTCCCAAACTGCAGGTAGTCAAGAAACTGTTAACATtttgattttaaaaagaaaattacaAGAGAGAATAATTTGAACTATTAGACCATAATAAACGATTATATCAGAAATCTTACCTTGTTCCTTTCAATGAATGCTTTAATGAGTTCTTCGTAAGCCTGAAAATAGTTACAATTTGTTTAGATAGGCCGTGATTGAATGTGAGCTAGAAAacgtttatttagaaacttacaTTATCAAACGCTCGACTAAGTCGCCGCAACAAATCAACAAGGTTATGACATAAAATCCTCTGCTTCCCATTGCTCCAGAATCCATTTCTACAAACTTCAACATGAACCGGCTTTCCATGGCACAACTTCACCTTTATCATAAAGTGTAAGATGTAAATAATACTGCAAGCATTTTACATGTCAGATAAACATTAAATTGTTCTGTAATTTTCTTACTTCAAGTGAGAAAAGATAATCctcaatcaaactctcatcttctgTTTGCCTTGTTACCCTCCTTACATCTGCCAAGGTTCACGGTAAAATGTAAGTATACCAATGAATTATTGAATTGAACATCTTATTCCTGGAAGCTTAGGGAGATTTATGTTCCCTAGTGATTCCAGAATAAGTTTCAATTTCCACATACAAATATTAATCATCTCAGGTACACAAAATTAGGTTTTCACATTGCAACAAACCTATTTGATAAATCTGAACGAATTAAGTTTTCAGTATGTCCTTACAAAAGCAACTGAACACAATAACTGCATCATCTCAAACTCTACAATCTGATTTGAAAATTCTATATGTATCGATCTATAAAAATCACAAGAGCATATGAACACGAATGTCGACGTAACTCGTAAGCCGATAATAACGTCAATTCTCGGTGTGAgcgtgtgtgtatgtgtgtgaaTAATCATCCTTCATCGGAAACCGTCCCCGTACGGTTGTTACCGGTGTGAATCATGAATGTACGTTTCGAGTGAATTATATACTTACACTGTATCGGAGGAGTGAGATGCGATAGAGAGAAAAACTCGTAGAAACTTCCGAGCTTAGGACTCGAATTGCTGAGCTCTCCGTCTCCGTCAACGGAAGCATCTTTCGACGGCGGTTGTTGCGGTGGCGGAGCCGGTGTTTGCACAGTCGAAGAACGCTTGTGGTTTTGTTGCGCTTTGTTCGCTTTCTTCGCCGCCTTGTTTTCCGGCGGATTCTTGCCGGAATCCTCCTTGATCACCGGCGATGGTCCAAACGACGTCGTGCAAGCGACGATGTCCAATAACCGTCTCACATGTGCTGTGGCGGTTTCAGCATCGTAGTCCTCTGTTTGTAAAAAGAGAAAAGACGTGAGGATAAATATGTCATTTGACAAAGACAACTTCACTTGCCTCCACGTGGCAGTAATAAATGGACTTATAGTTATTTACCTTCTATGAGATTGAGTGTGCAGGGCTTTAGTGCTGCAACGTCCACTGTATCTTTCAATCGTGGGCCTCTTGCCTGTTTAGTGGGCCAAGTGATCCAATTGAACAAATAAGGTGGCCCATAtcgaattttataaaataataataaaaaaaaaaaagctacaACTACATCAACTAATTCTTACCTCGTGAGATAATGAAAAGTTGGTGATGTTGCATGTTATTGTGTTCACTGATAATAGTCGACGAATATCTATAATTCTATCGGTTGATATTCCCTGTGTAAGAAAATTAGTTAGAAATTACAAgttttataattaaataaaattgaaacattctcattattttattatttattgaaGTCGGTTACTGTATTTCATCGAACGATAACAAATAAAGACTGTAACATCTAAAGTATATCATAATAAATACTATCGTGTatgtttttttaatcttttttattGGCGGGTTGGACCCACAGCATCCCTTTGCGAGGACTatattttaaatattatattattgAATAACAATGTTTGAAAAAACAAGATAACCGAGTTATGGAGTATATAGAAAAAACGAAAGATATGACTTATATGACCATGTTTAGGTGTTGTCTGTACACCTATTCTTTGTTAGGTTGCGTTGGTGGTATGTGTGCGTGTTAAATTCTTCGAAAACAGCTTGATATACGGTATAGATTACACGCATCCGTTGACGTAGACGTACCGTTTCGGATAACCTCTAAACATTTTGGTAATGACATTTTTGACCCTATCTACAAGCAAGTCACAAACCTTCATTCTTATCTAACATTCTAGCTACCTTTCATGATATACTTCGTATTTTGGTCACATTATAGAGAATTAAAGAACccttttttcttttaaataaatGCCCTTCAATATCATCAAACAAATAAAATCAAATATGTGTGAGTTTAATCAGCAAAATAAACTTGTTAAGAACATCAAGACATCTTTCTATCTCGGTTCCATTATCCGAATGAATTTCTAAATACCATGAATATTAAttctattaataaaaaaaatgaaaataaaaagggGGTTCAAACCTTTAGTATAACATGGGTATCATCAGGTAGATTGACAGTTATATCCACAACAACTGGGAGAACTGCAATTATGTTGAaacattaattaaaaaataattaacaGTTAATAAGTAAATAATTATTTCAAtgatagtttattattattattggctaaaaaaagattattattattattattaaaaatttaaaattataCCCTTCTCTTCCTTCTTCTTCTTATCTCCCTTGGTCTTTCCACGTCCATTCTTGGGTGCCATTTCTTTAAAGCTCAAGCTTTAAGTAATTTATTACTCTGAAttttaaaagtaaataaaaattaaaaaatatatatatatatataatatattgcCTCATATAAATGAATTGAATATAAGTATAAGCTTTGGTTTTTGGATAACACCATGAAGAATATTTGATGGACTTTAATAAATGAATTGAATATAAGTATAAGCAATAAAATTTAACCTTCAACATGACCTTTATACAAGAAAACTAATTAAATTATGAAGATTAACTTATTGGTTTGTCAAGAAAATGTCACGGAATTACCAAATGACAAAAATGGCCATTGAAGTAAGAAAGAATTACCAGAAACCATGGATACATCAATAAACAAGATGAATTTCAATGTGAAATGACAAATGTGTCCATGGAGGCAATAAAGATTTTGAATTCAATAGGAACTAAATACAAGAAAAACAGAGGAAACGGATTAAATACAagcaaaagttttgaattttcaataaaaaaaaatacttagAATATTGATGGGTTATAGCTAGATAATGTTATGGAattgtgaaatgacaaaaaaggTCATGGATGTTGATAAGAATTACCAGAAAAGGCAAGCAGAGAGCAATAAAAGCTACCGAAGTGTCAGGAGTATGAAATCACCCAGAAGAAAAAACAGAGCCAATGATGTGTGTGTAAGGGTtttgtgtatgtgtgtgtgcttTTTAGGGTTTATGAGTGTTGTGTAAAGAGAGCAGGGGATGGAGCACCATAAAAGAGATTGGAAAGATGAAATTAACAAGATATAGAGGTGAGAGGAGGGGAGTGGGTGATAAGGAAGGAAGGGTTGAGATTTAATGGTCAGATTGCTTTGGACATATTATTttcaatttattaaaaaaaatctaactAATAGATGAAATAAAAGAAATGAATACCTAAATTTTCAAGTAATAAAATAATCACTATTTAGATAATATATAGTAGATTTAATAAATGTTTGGTTGTGTATGATATTAAGTGAACATTTTTAAATGTATGCGTATATTGTTTGGTATTTTAAAGTTAATTtactaaagaaaaaaaatattaagaAGTAACCATGTGGAGATATGTGTGAGCTACTCGAGATTGAAATAGTATAAGCATGAATATGTTGAAATAAAAGTCTTATAAAAAAACACGTTTACTTAACGATCTCAGGCTTTGAGATTTAATGGTCAGATTGCTTTGGACATATTATTttcaatttattaaaaaaaatctaactAATAGATGAAATAAAAGAAATGAATACCTAAATTTTCAAGTAATAAAATAATCACTATTTAGATAATATATAGTAGATTTAATAAATGTTTGGTTGTGTATGATATTAAGTGAACATTTTTAAATGTATGCGTATATTGTTTGGTATTTTAAAGTTAATTtactaaagaaaaaaaatattaagaAGTAACCATGTGGAGATATGTGTGAGCTACTCGAGATTGAAATAGTATAAGCATGAATATGTTGAAATAAAAGTCTTATAAAAAAACACGTTTACTTAACGATCTCAGGCTTTGTGTAATGAGATTGTTCAGACCCTGAAAAACGTAAcgaattttttaaataatatatatggCTTGTGTATCAAGACGGAATGCAACGGTAATCCAATACCCTCAATTCATTGTTGTCATGTAATTCTGCACTATGCGTTGCCATTTTGGCCCTTTCAACAGCTTTGTCAATCTCTCCAACTAATTACATAAATCAATTAATCGCTTTTCAGTACCCCTAAAGTCACAACCACAGTACCATTACTCACATAAATCAATTAATCGCTTTTTAGTACCCCTAGAGTCACAACCATAGCACCATTACTCAAATGGTATGCTCATAACCCTCCTTCATTGACGAGATGACTAATTTCCTCGACCCTCGCATACTCACAACTCAAAACCTGCAATAGTCCAAGAGTTCTGGTTGGTGGTGCGagaaattttgatgattttcgtAGTGGAGATAGTAGCTACATAGCTAATGTGAGTTTAGAAGTTTAAATATGTCATTTTAGTCGATGACATCAATGGGTAGATTTGTGTTGATTGTGTTGCTAACAGAACGAAAGTTATTTCATGGCAGAGATGTTGGAAAAATAagttgttggtattaattcacaGGTTCATGTTTATATTCTGTTTTGTATCTTTAAACTTTACTTTTTGTTATTCGTCTTTGACGTGTGGTGAGGGTGtatgatttttattatatttttaagcaCTCTTCACTCttttatcaagttttaaatttataaaacacgatgtaacactatcactctctacaacacactagggcaagtgtaccccttgttggcgtagtatagtgatggtaagataccgaggtcgtccaaggacataagagtttttaataccggaatatcgtcaacgtctaatctaaccaaattttgagaaaagattttttAACAAGTAAAGTAAAGAAGTAAACTAaagaaataaaagaaacaaatagacaagatagaatcacttgattccgactcatcttttatgtatcctttgatgctTTCTGCactttgggttttttaagagattatcttagttatagtggcatgtccctcttttggaggcaacgctaccctcagccatattggtctgagtctgtagggatacagtcccgcaaggccggaatatagaaagataattaagtaaattattaatgcaaaatgtggcatgttcctcttttggaggcaacgctaccctcggccatattggtctaagtcggcagggatacagtcccgcaaggccggtttaaatttttaatagtattttatttataagggattcaagtcaTTCTTACTTCCCctgatttgatgctatctgcctcaaaGGAAATcgtaataagcttgaatcaagtcctcgcaagatctatacactaaacgaggtaagaactttacccaaccacccttccaacccccttccaggcagttaacgtgctttatatagaccataaaggcacgaatgagtgaatcaacaaaacatgaagagatgatagaataaagttcactttcaatataaaaaactagatattaaagtcattaatgcaACCCAATTAAAAGTTAACcaaagcttggaaatcaaaagtaatacataaatgacttttctttaccaagtgatgtaagagattagccgaTCATGGCCGttgtttgacaaaaactcttacCCTGTGTTTCTGAGTTtaataaaggaaagaaaaaggaagaaagaaagtaTAAGGAGGAAAGAAAGTTTatctttccaatttggaaagaaaCAAAATTCTTCCAACTCCCACATCTCCATCTCTTCCTCTCTTTCTTTCTCCCCATAAAAAAAAATCTCTGGAACACCATAACTCTTTTCTTTCCTTACAAATCTCTTCTCTTCTCTTGAAAATAaaactctggaacacagtgttacggtcaatcttggatcctaagagtactacacactctaaagatgaatgatggatgaatgtggtggatgatggtggtatggTGATGGTGgagtgagagaagtggtttgccaagggatgggtTGCAATTGAACCAAGCACCCATATTTATAGTTGAGACGGTTTACACGGCCCCATGCTCGGagggcacggccccatgcctcCTTCTTCTCCGTCTTCATTTAATGATCTGTGTCAGTCCGTATGCTTACACGGCCCCATGTGTCAACGGCACAGCCCCATGGCCattgtacttgttgtactatccAAAATTCTGCAAATCTGGGAGTCGACCACGACTCGTGTCCATTAGATACGGCCTCGTGTCTCTTGTCTGCTtctgtttgtctttttctttttggAATCTTGAGTGGGGCACGGTCCTATGCTTtggtgtgtcacaccccgaccacgtaaaacaacaaatcgtggcgaaaacgtcagggagtgttgtaacagaatcattgtttcataaccatggatcaaatagttttgttttattgaattattgaactcatagTTTTAGTACAactcagataaatacaaataattgttttctcagttttaaagtcgctaaggcacgagttcATCCTATGTTTAGCATGCaccaacaatcatcacatagcagtacctgaaacatatatgaaaataggtacgtcagcataaaaatgcctgtgagtaacataggattttgtgtattagattcatggctttggataaagcaagaaaaggttttatgttttcaaaatagccatgaatccaacGTAAAAGTTTTTGTTTCTGAAACGTGTTGTTTTGGTAAAAGGTTTGTAGTATAGTCAAAAACatattttggttttgaaaagtttgtataaatagtataacaaagtatactttagttttgaaatagttaaatagatAGTATATTGAAATATACTTTAGTAGTTAAAATATTAGATtgggtagtatatctcaagtatactttggtttaaggataaaagtatctgtaatatatcaaattatactttggttagGAAATAGCATATTAAGctatgctttggtttgaaaatagcatatcaactatgctttggtagtatatcaaaatatactttagtttatgaaatatCAAAGGTGGTAGTATATCAATCTATACTTTGTTaaaaagtagcatatcaaactatgctttggtaaataacaaagtagtatgttaaaacacatgttggattttgtacatagtatatcaaaatatactttggtagatcacatttgagagcacatcaaactgtacttttgtagtatatcaacatatacaaagaaagtgtgatttggtattcaatcaagccttagtgtat comes from the Helianthus annuus cultivar XRQ/B chromosome 4, HanXRQr2.0-SUNRISE, whole genome shotgun sequence genome and includes:
- the LOC110937530 gene encoding protein TSS, with product MAPKNGRGKTKGDKKKKEEKVLPVVVDITVNLPDDTHVILKGISTDRIIDIRRLLSVNTITCNITNFSLSHEARGPRLKDTVDVAALKPCTLNLIEEDYDAETATAHVRRLLDIVACTTSFGPSPVIKEDSGKNPPENKAAKKANKAQQNHKRSSTVQTPAPPPQQPPSKDASVDGDGELSNSSPKLGSFYEFFSLSHLTPPIQYVRRVTRQTEDESLIEDYLFSLEVKLCHGKPVHVEVCRNGFWSNGKQRILCHNLVDLLRRLSRAFDNAYEELIKAFIERNKFGNLPYGFRANTWLIPPVAAQVPSVFPPLPAEDESWGGNGGGLGRGGKSDMHPWASEFMYVASMPCKTAEDRQIRDRKAFLLHSLFVDVAIFKAISAIQHIMENLKSNCSDLSGDAILTERIGDLRITVFKDFPDASCKVDTKIDGSQATGVEKESLVERNLLKGITADENTAAHDIATLGVVNLRYCGYTAVVKVEEREVDKKVSPLPYIELLDQPDGGACALNINSLRLLLHKKTSQHNNVLPNLKRSGSEELASRGLVERLIKESLHKLQEECVGTDNFTRWELGACWIQHLQDQKKTEKDKKVSTKKGKNEMKVEGLGTPLRSLKNKKKDSEGSNIESIVADVNGEVENSVLDFAESQLEANATENEAALKKLLSDAAFTRLKESDTGLHRKSLLELIDQSQKYYNEVALTKLVADFGSLELSPVDGRTLTDFMHTRGLRMRSLGQVVKLSEKLSHVQSLCIHEMIVRAFKHILQAVIAVVSKAEEMADAIAAALNLMLGVPESEQAVDSLTRTWLDVFLKKRYDWDLSTFNYTELRKIAILRGLCHKVGVELVPRDFDMNTPNPFKKEDIISLVPVHKQAACSSADGRQLLESSKTALDKGKLEDAVSYGTKALAKLVAVCGPYHRITAGAYSLLAVVLYHTGDFNQATIYQQKALDINERELGLDHPDTMKSYGDLAVFYYRLQHTELALKYVKRALYLLHLTCGASHPNTAATYINVAMMEEGLGNVHVALRYLHKALKCNQKLLGPDHIQTAASYHAIAIALSLMEAYPLSVQHEQTTLQILRAKLGPDDLRTQDAAAWLEYFESKALEQQEAARNGTRKPDASIASKGHLSVSDLLDYINPSHDGQGTDGVGLKRKTYIQKLKGKSYQNSEVTNSDDSLSKDLVKEVSDEEKQNPALEHEHDIQVNEEPVDSGPPVKEEPIDEIPIPKLEKTAAQNFVIADDVFPEGEEGWQSVQRPRSAGSHGRRLRQKKAAFNKVYSYQKKELLHESEEKLKNNFQNGKYHFVKKRASYADYHTAKVPSSNHKFGRRVVKALTYRVKSAPVSTPEEINTSGKEESNSSVEVGPTQTTKEVALVPPQRSSIVSIGRSPSYKEVALAPPGSISLLQFESQSDTPDDKEIDDGKNDDFTIPKEISESEIKEEKLEVESLKDEIRETHLSELVGDTHTETVPENVEGDEIVDKSVIDIQLPLVSDLSEKDSSTKVSSPTYAQELPNKKLSASATPFNPTSQAVRVPPIPMNIALPPGPTPWQMNMNLHPRPTNVLPGVNPMCSSPHQPYPTPPGTPNIIHPLPLMYSPPGPPYTQAPSLPITTGPFHPNHFAYMGANGLQYVTGPVWPNGHPMEFSISPPAVRPISDPILETKQVEVETKEEAGLEGAKVINEIVGVKPENIGSNWNLGSSGDSHVLKPPPQKVENEKTFNILIRGRRNRKQTLRMPISLLNKPYNSQSFKVVYSRVIRGSEGSKSTSFSSEGNGATTAA